The following are from one region of the Populus trichocarpa isolate Nisqually-1 chromosome 8, P.trichocarpa_v4.1, whole genome shotgun sequence genome:
- the LOC7471432 gene encoding protein RGF1 INDUCIBLE TRANSCRIPTION FACTOR 1 — MVGCKIYVKNTDWLTTLLHSDFFDSCSNHQERRKNEKNVFCMDCSVGCCRHCMESHCLHRQLQICKYVYHDVVRLQEIQKHLDCSKIQTYKINGEKAIHLKPRPQSKDARPSTKAKFGASCEACARYLQDVPNRFCSIACKVSAVSVELKDQSHEIISLSIQEFTNLSWKENPNAEKHSSENESSLSLTDMSEDTQGWMNSALKPRRQLHKRKGVPRRAPLC, encoded by the exons ATG GTAGGCTGcaaaatttatgtaaaaaacacgGATTGGCTCACTACTCTTCTCCATAGCgatttctttgattcttgcaGCAACCATCAAGAACGTAGAAAGAACGAGAAAAACGTGTTCTGTATGGATTGCAGTGTTGGGTGTTGTCGACATTGTATGGAGTCTCATTGCCTTCATAGACAACTCCAGATCTGCAAATATGTTTACCATGATGTTGTTCGCCTTCAAGAGATTCAAAAACATCTAGATTGCTCTAAAAttcag ACCTATAAGATCAACGGTGAAAAGGCTATTCATCTGAAACCACGGCCTCAGTCTAAAGATGCAAGACCATCCACGAAAGCAAAGTTCGGTGCTTCTTGTGAAGCATGTGCAAGATATCTGCAAGATGTTCCCAATCGTTTCTGCTCCATTGCATGCAAG GTTTCAGCTGTTTCAGTGGAGCTTAAAGATCAAAGCCATGAAATCATCTCCTTATCAATTCAGGAATTTACCAACCTTTCCTGGAAGGAAAACCCCAATGCAGAAAAGCATTCAAGTGAGAACGAATCGTCACTTTCCTTGACTGATATGTCTGAGGATACTCAAGGCTGGATGAATTCAGCTTTGAAACCAAGAAGACAATTGCACAAGAGAAAAGGCGTCCCTCGGAGGGCGCCACTATGTTAG